The Urbifossiella limnaea genome has a window encoding:
- a CDS encoding beta strand repeat-containing protein produces the protein MVTKTWLRLWKRACRLGGPRPPVRRAAPLGRLEAFEDRVVPANYVQNFGDLAAPALPTGWTNVNNAGANPWAGNGSAATVAAPAVVTDTFLQSPVFNISAAAGVQFDNNYLTENSFDGGVLEVSVNGGAFVDILAAGGSFIIGGYSGTLGGSNPIAGRQAWTGNSGGTLTTAANLPAVAVGGTVQLRWRMATDGSVPLNGWTIDGVIVANASTQLVYAAPPASTVSSYTLRVSGSQYQIVDTANPATVLASQSADATSSISFSGRAGATDTFVLDTSGGDITAPVAFLGLGGTGGGDSLQKIGAGRAVLGGTSSYAGTTTVTAGTLQVGAGGSTGNLGAGAVVNNGTLSFGRSNDVVIGNAISGSGTLVQIPSLGGRTLFLTGTNTYTGPTVVQAGNLVVGTIGGTTGTLGTGPVTVLPGTRLNFGRSDATTVANPIDGGGSVSVLGGDVTFTGANTYTGITSVDNNSVLRVGAGGTTGTLGTGPVTTNGFGSSTLVFNRSDNITVPNNLNNTLAVTQAGTGTITFPPTANLAYGGVTAVTDGTLLLNGTLPLGLAGSGVTLTGTGALGGSGSTPRAVAVAAGGAVLPGDPTTIATLSTGSVAFNGGGTTFGVKLGGPGAVDVLAVTGTVALGGATLFVLPVGAPLPIGSSVVILQNDGADAVGGTFAGVAEGGVALDAGGAAYRVSYVGGDGNDVTLTAIPTPGALVGPLLVTGPGTGSGQVFGPTGGGQFGAGSGVTLVPGFAGELHGALGDVTGDGVPDGVVGTGPGGGRVVVVDGANGPAPNVGNVLADFVPFPGYAGGLFVAVGDLTGDGIADVVVTPDAADAFSGPVPNQLPVRVYNGASLRGGTSTPSLVAAFDGLASLSGASGQNNPLVKLGGRPAVADVNGDGLNDLLVAAGTGGGPRVTVWNGTGFAGAAGGQPTTNPIANLFVFESTQRGGAFVTAGDVTGDGQAEIAVGGGPGGGPRLRVVNSAVLLGLPNLEGVNLDDPVNLGNGLVLNNFFAGSSNNRGGVRVAAKDVDGDGLADIVTGSGSGEASAVRVYRATQLATAFGSSSEPGGVQTFDPFAAVIPGGVWVG, from the coding sequence ATGGTCACGAAAACCTGGCTGCGGCTTTGGAAGCGGGCGTGTCGGCTGGGCGGGCCGCGGCCGCCGGTCCGGCGGGCCGCTCCACTCGGCCGCCTGGAGGCGTTCGAAGACCGCGTCGTCCCCGCCAACTACGTCCAGAACTTCGGCGACCTCGCCGCCCCGGCCCTGCCGACGGGGTGGACGAACGTCAACAACGCCGGCGCGAATCCGTGGGCGGGCAACGGGAGCGCGGCCACGGTCGCCGCTCCGGCCGTCGTAACCGACACGTTCCTTCAGAGCCCGGTGTTCAACATCTCGGCGGCGGCCGGCGTGCAGTTCGACAACAACTATCTCACCGAGAACTCGTTCGACGGAGGCGTGCTGGAAGTGAGTGTGAACGGCGGGGCGTTCGTCGACATCCTCGCCGCCGGGGGCAGTTTTATCATCGGCGGTTATTCCGGAACCCTCGGAGGATCCAACCCGATCGCCGGTCGCCAGGCGTGGACCGGAAATTCCGGCGGGACGCTCACCACCGCCGCCAATCTGCCGGCCGTGGCCGTCGGCGGGACCGTCCAACTCCGCTGGCGCATGGCGACCGACGGGAGTGTTCCGCTGAACGGGTGGACGATCGACGGTGTGATCGTCGCCAACGCCAGCACGCAACTCGTTTACGCGGCCCCGCCCGCGTCCACCGTTTCGTCGTACACGCTGCGGGTGAGTGGCAGCCAGTACCAGATCGTGGACACGGCTAACCCGGCCACGGTGCTGGCCAGTCAGTCCGCCGATGCGACCAGTTCGATCTCCTTCAGCGGCCGGGCTGGGGCGACCGACACGTTCGTGCTGGACACGTCCGGGGGCGACATCACCGCACCCGTGGCGTTCCTCGGTCTGGGCGGCACGGGCGGCGGCGATTCGTTGCAGAAGATCGGGGCGGGAAGGGCCGTGCTCGGCGGCACAAGTTCCTACGCGGGCACGACCACCGTCACCGCCGGTACCCTCCAGGTCGGCGCCGGGGGATCGACCGGCAACCTCGGCGCGGGGGCCGTCGTAAACAACGGTACCTTGTCGTTCGGCCGGTCCAACGATGTCGTCATCGGCAACGCCATCAGCGGGTCCGGCACGCTGGTCCAGATTCCCAGCTTGGGCGGGCGAACGTTGTTCCTGACCGGGACGAACACCTACACCGGGCCCACCGTGGTTCAGGCCGGTAACCTCGTGGTCGGCACGATCGGGGGAACGACTGGCACACTGGGGACCGGGCCGGTAACAGTCCTCCCGGGTACCAGGCTGAACTTCGGCCGGTCGGACGCTACGACCGTGGCGAACCCGATCGACGGCGGTGGCTCGGTCTCGGTCTTGGGCGGCGACGTGACCTTCACCGGGGCGAACACGTACACCGGGATCACGTCCGTCGACAACAACAGCGTTCTGCGGGTCGGGGCTGGGGGCACGACCGGCACCCTGGGGACCGGGCCGGTCACCACGAACGGGTTCGGCAGCAGCACGCTGGTGTTCAACCGCTCCGACAACATCACCGTGCCCAATAATTTGAACAACACCCTCGCGGTGACACAGGCGGGTACGGGGACCATCACGTTCCCGCCGACCGCGAACCTCGCCTACGGGGGTGTGACCGCCGTGACCGACGGGACGCTGTTGCTGAACGGCACGCTCCCCCTCGGGCTGGCCGGGTCGGGGGTCACGCTCACCGGCACCGGCGCCCTTGGCGGCAGCGGGTCCACCCCGCGGGCCGTCGCGGTCGCGGCGGGCGGCGCCGTCCTCCCCGGCGACCCGACCACGATCGCCACCCTGTCCACCGGCAGCGTCGCGTTCAACGGCGGCGGCACCACGTTCGGCGTGAAGCTCGGCGGCCCGGGGGCGGTGGACGTGCTGGCCGTGACCGGCACCGTCGCCCTCGGCGGGGCTACGCTGTTCGTCCTCCCCGTCGGTGCGCCCCTCCCGATCGGCAGCTCGGTCGTGATCCTCCAGAACGACGGGGCGGACGCCGTTGGCGGCACGTTCGCCGGCGTCGCCGAGGGCGGCGTCGCCCTCGACGCGGGCGGCGCGGCCTACCGGGTGAGCTACGTCGGCGGCGACGGCAACGACGTGACCCTGACCGCGATTCCCACGCCCGGGGCGCTCGTCGGGCCGCTGCTCGTGACCGGGCCGGGCACCGGCAGCGGGCAGGTCTTCGGCCCGACCGGCGGCGGCCAGTTCGGGGCCGGCTCCGGCGTCACGCTCGTCCCGGGCTTCGCCGGCGAGCTACACGGTGCCCTCGGCGACGTGACCGGTGACGGTGTGCCCGACGGCGTCGTCGGCACCGGCCCCGGCGGCGGCCGCGTGGTGGTGGTGGACGGGGCGAACGGCCCGGCCCCGAACGTGGGCAACGTGCTGGCCGACTTCGTCCCGTTCCCCGGCTACGCCGGCGGCCTGTTCGTGGCCGTCGGCGACCTGACCGGCGACGGCATCGCCGACGTGGTGGTGACGCCGGACGCGGCCGACGCGTTCAGCGGCCCGGTGCCGAACCAGCTGCCGGTGCGGGTGTACAACGGCGCCTCGCTCCGCGGCGGCACGAGCACCCCGTCGCTGGTGGCGGCGTTCGACGGGCTCGCGTCGCTGAGCGGGGCGAGCGGGCAGAACAACCCGCTGGTGAAACTCGGCGGCCGGCCGGCGGTCGCCGACGTGAACGGCGACGGGCTCAACGACCTGCTCGTCGCCGCCGGCACCGGCGGCGGCCCGCGCGTCACCGTGTGGAACGGCACCGGGTTCGCCGGCGCCGCCGGCGGCCAGCCGACGACGAACCCGATCGCCAACCTGTTCGTGTTCGAGAGCACGCAGCGCGGCGGGGCATTCGTGACGGCCGGCGACGTGACCGGCGACGGCCAGGCCGAGATCGCGGTCGGCGGCGGGCCGGGCGGCGGGCCGCGGCTCCGGGTCGTGAACTCGGCCGTGCTGCTGGGCCTGCCAAACCTGGAGGGCGTGAACCTCGACGACCCGGTGAATTTGGGGAACGGGCTGGTGCTGAACAACTTCTTCGCCGGCAGTTCGAACAACCGCGGCGGCGTGCGCGTGGCAGCAAAGGATGTGGACGGTGACGGCCTGGCCGACATCGTGACGGGGAGCGGGTCGGGCGAGGCGTCGGCGGTGCGTGTGTATCGGGCGACGCAGTTGGCGACGGCGTTCGGGTCGAGTTCTGAGCCGGGCGGGGTCCAGACGTTCGATCCGTTCGCGGCGGTCATCCCCGGCGGCGTCTGGGTCGGCTGA
- a CDS encoding IS110 family RNA-guided transposase, which translates to MSTRTTRTKTTTDPPKAPPRPRAARRLRVTNPHAAGIDIHSDIHWVAVPPDHAPAPPPDHPANLPAHVRAFGACTADLYQLADWLAACGVRTVAMESTGVYWIPLFELLEARGLEVYLVDPRQSRHAPGRPKSDVLDCQWLQRLHSYGLLTASFRPAERVVVLRAYLRQRQMLLRYAGQHVQHMQKALEQMNVKLTEVVSDVTGVTGLAIIKAILAGERDPDGLAGRRNVLCKRTRAEIARALEGSWRAEHLFALKQAVALYEFYHQQMRECDAELEAHLRTFADRADGRPLEDRPGYKRRSRRANDLAFEAVRERLYRMAGVDLTVLEAVDEGPALVILAEVGTDVSRFPTAKHFTSWLGLCPQHQGSAGRIKSRGVRRGANRAGRALRLAVRGCHHAKNALGAFYRRVQARAGAPKAIVATARKLAERVYRLLRYGEQYVRRDAEEYEAAYRARVVKGLARRAGELGYRLEPTAPTGT; encoded by the coding sequence ATGAGTACGCGCACGACCCGGACGAAGACCACGACCGACCCGCCGAAGGCGCCCCCGCGGCCGCGCGCGGCCCGGCGGCTGCGGGTGACCAACCCCCACGCCGCCGGCATCGACATCCACTCCGACATCCACTGGGTCGCGGTCCCGCCCGACCACGCCCCCGCCCCGCCGCCCGACCACCCGGCCAACCTGCCGGCCCACGTGCGGGCGTTCGGGGCCTGCACCGCCGACCTGTACCAACTCGCCGACTGGCTGGCCGCCTGCGGGGTCCGGACGGTGGCGATGGAGTCCACCGGGGTGTACTGGATCCCGCTGTTCGAGCTGCTGGAGGCGCGGGGGCTCGAGGTGTACCTGGTCGACCCGCGGCAGTCGCGGCACGCGCCGGGCCGGCCCAAGAGCGACGTCCTCGACTGCCAGTGGCTCCAGCGGCTGCACAGCTACGGGCTGCTGACCGCGTCGTTCCGCCCGGCCGAGCGGGTGGTCGTCCTGCGGGCCTACCTGCGCCAGCGGCAGATGCTCCTGCGGTACGCGGGGCAGCACGTCCAGCACATGCAGAAGGCGCTGGAGCAGATGAACGTGAAGCTGACCGAGGTGGTCTCGGACGTCACCGGCGTCACCGGCCTGGCGATCATCAAGGCGATCCTCGCGGGCGAGCGCGACCCGGACGGGCTGGCCGGGCGGCGCAACGTGCTGTGCAAGCGGACCCGGGCGGAGATCGCCCGGGCGCTGGAGGGGAGCTGGCGCGCCGAGCACCTGTTCGCGCTCAAGCAGGCGGTGGCGCTGTACGAGTTCTACCACCAGCAGATGCGCGAGTGCGACGCCGAGCTGGAGGCCCACCTGCGGACGTTCGCGGACCGGGCCGACGGCCGCCCGCTCGAGGACCGGCCGGGTTACAAGCGCCGGTCGCGCCGGGCCAACGACCTGGCGTTCGAGGCCGTGCGCGAGCGGCTGTACCGGATGGCCGGGGTGGACCTGACGGTGCTGGAGGCGGTGGACGAGGGCCCGGCGCTGGTGATCCTCGCCGAGGTCGGCACGGACGTGAGCCGGTTCCCGACGGCCAAGCACTTCACGAGCTGGCTGGGCCTGTGCCCACAGCACCAGGGCTCGGCGGGGCGGATCAAGAGCCGGGGCGTGCGGCGCGGGGCCAACCGGGCGGGTCGGGCGTTACGCCTGGCGGTGCGGGGCTGCCACCACGCCAAGAACGCGCTGGGGGCGTTCTACCGGCGGGTCCAGGCACGGGCCGGCGCGCCCAAGGCGATCGTGGCGACGGCGCGGAAGCTGGCGGAGCGGGTGTACCGGCTGCTGCGGTACGGCGAGCAGTACGTGCGCCGGGACGCGGAGGAGTACGAGGCGGCCTACCGGGCGCGAGTCGTCAAGGGGCTGGCGCGACGAGCGGGCGAGTTGGGATATCGGCTGGAGCCGACGGCACCGACCGGGACATGA